One Deefgea tanakiae genomic region harbors:
- a CDS encoding elongation factor P, whose protein sequence is MKTAHEVRSGNVILVDGQPLVVQKTEFSKSGRNSSVVKIKSKGLLTGSGSEVVYKSDDKLEVVTLEKLDCTYSYFADPMFIFMDAEFNQHDVEADNLGDTRGLIVDGMEDQCQVTFYDGKAISVELPTVVVREVEYTEPAVRGDTSGKVMKPAKLKGTDFELPVAAFIEIGDKIEIDTRTNEFKKRA, encoded by the coding sequence ATCAAAACTGCACACGAAGTTCGCTCTGGTAACGTAATCTTGGTTGATGGCCAACCTTTGGTCGTACAAAAAACTGAGTTCTCAAAATCAGGCCGTAACTCTTCAGTAGTGAAAATCAAATCGAAAGGTTTGTTGACAGGCTCTGGCTCTGAAGTCGTTTATAAATCAGACGACAAACTCGAAGTTGTGACTTTAGAAAAACTCGATTGCACCTACTCTTACTTCGCTGACCCAATGTTCATTTTCATGGACGCTGAGTTTAACCAACACGACGTTGAAGCCGACAACTTGGGCGACACACGTGGTTTGATCGTTGACGGCATGGAAGACCAATGCCAAGTGACTTTCTACGATGGCAAAGCAATTTCTGTTGAATTGCCAACAGTTGTAGTTCGTGAAGTTGAATACACTGAGCCAGCAGTTCGCGGCGACACTTCAGGCAAAGTCATGAAGCCAGCAAAATTGAAAGGCACTGACTTTGAATTGCCAGTGGCTGCGTTCATCGAAATCGGCGACAAAATCGAGATCGACACGCGCACCAACGAATTCAAAAAACGCGCTTAA
- a CDS encoding immunity 53 family protein, producing the protein MNTIQRVQEWYASQCNEDWEHSYGITIENIDNPGWIVKIDLTETNLYCVPFEEFQREQRDDELDWVSCKSDGVKFIGACGARNLEEVLIIFLNWAERVGRT; encoded by the coding sequence ATGAATACGATTCAAAGAGTTCAAGAGTGGTATGCATCGCAGTGCAACGAAGATTGGGAGCACTCTTATGGAATCACTATAGAAAATATCGACAATCCTGGTTGGATCGTTAAGATTGATCTGACTGAGACTAATTTATATTGCGTTCCTTTTGAAGAGTTTCAGCGAGAGCAGCGTGACGATGAGCTTGATTGGGTAAGCTGCAAATCGGATGGAGTGAAGTTCATCGGTGCTTGTGGCGCTAGAAATCTTGAAGAGGTTTTAATTATTTTTCTGAACTGGGCAGAGCGAGTAGGCCGCACTTAA
- the tkt gene encoding transketolase codes for MAATRTDLANAIRALAMDAVQKANSGHPGAPMGMAEIGLALWGGKMRFNPQNTAWANRDRFVLSNGHGSMLQYALLHLTGFDVSIEDIKNFRQFHSKTPGHPEVHYTPGVETTTGPLGQGITNAVGFALAEKLLAAQFNKPGLDIVDHHTYVFMGDGCLMEGISHEACSLAGTLGLGKLVAFWDDNGISIDGHVEGWFTDDTPKRFEAYGWHVIAGVDGHDVDALNAAIDAAKAETNKPTLICCKTIIGKGSPNKAASHDCHGAPLGDAEIAATREAIGWPYAPFEIPADVYAGWDRKAAGAAFEAEWNTLFAKYSAQFPAEAAEFTRRMKGDLPANWNDIVKAAVADANSKAETIATRKASQNALSALCPQLPEMLGGSADLTGSNLTNWKGSTSLKVVDGQISGNHISYGVREFGMSHIMNGIVLHGGFRPFGGTFLMFCEYALNALRMSALMKTNNIFVYTHDSIGLGEDGPTHQPVEQMQTLRCIPNMNTWRPADTVESVVAWAAAIGERTSPSSLVFTRQNLQFQTRTEQQLADIAKGGYVLVDAANPQVVIIATGSEVDLAVKAAAELNAAGTAVRVVSMPSTNVFDKQDAAYKASVLPAGVPRLAVEAATSDFWRKYVGLEGDVIGIDTFGESAPAPLLFKHFGFTVENVVARAKALVK; via the coding sequence ATGGCAGCAACGCGTACTGATTTAGCAAATGCAATTCGTGCACTGGCAATGGATGCTGTGCAAAAAGCCAATTCAGGCCACCCAGGCGCGCCAATGGGAATGGCTGAAATTGGTTTGGCTTTGTGGGGCGGCAAAATGCGCTTCAATCCACAAAACACCGCTTGGGCTAACCGCGACCGTTTCGTGTTGTCAAACGGCCATGGCTCGATGCTGCAATATGCTTTGTTGCATCTCACAGGCTTTGATGTATCGATTGAAGACATCAAAAACTTCCGTCAATTCCATTCAAAAACCCCTGGCCACCCAGAAGTTCATTACACGCCAGGTGTAGAAACAACGACTGGCCCTCTTGGTCAAGGTATCACCAATGCAGTGGGTTTTGCTTTGGCAGAAAAACTGCTGGCTGCGCAATTTAACAAACCAGGTCTAGACATCGTTGATCACCACACTTATGTATTCATGGGTGACGGCTGCTTGATGGAAGGTATTTCGCACGAAGCTTGCTCATTGGCAGGTACTTTGGGCTTGGGCAAATTGGTTGCGTTCTGGGACGACAACGGCATCTCTATTGATGGCCACGTTGAAGGCTGGTTTACAGATGACACGCCAAAACGTTTTGAAGCCTACGGCTGGCATGTGATTGCTGGCGTTGATGGTCATGACGTTGATGCATTGAACGCAGCGATCGATGCGGCTAAAGCTGAAACCAACAAACCAACATTGATCTGCTGCAAAACCATCATCGGTAAAGGTTCGCCAAACAAAGCAGCCAGCCATGATTGCCACGGCGCACCATTGGGCGATGCAGAGATCGCAGCAACTCGCGAAGCCATTGGCTGGCCATACGCACCGTTTGAAATCCCTGCTGATGTGTACGCTGGTTGGGATCGCAAAGCCGCTGGTGCTGCGTTTGAAGCTGAATGGAACACCTTGTTTGCTAAATACAGCGCGCAATTCCCAGCTGAAGCTGCTGAATTTACTCGCCGTATGAAAGGCGATTTGCCAGCAAACTGGAACGACATCGTAAAAGCAGCCGTTGCGGATGCAAACAGCAAAGCAGAAACGATTGCAACACGTAAAGCCAGCCAAAACGCTTTGTCGGCCTTGTGCCCACAATTGCCAGAAATGCTCGGCGGTTCTGCTGACTTGACGGGTTCAAACTTGACCAACTGGAAAGGCTCTACGAGCTTGAAAGTGGTTGATGGCCAAATCTCTGGTAACCACATCAGCTACGGTGTGCGTGAGTTCGGTATGAGCCACATCATGAACGGTATCGTGTTGCATGGTGGTTTCCGTCCATTCGGCGGCACGTTCTTGATGTTCTGCGAATACGCTTTGAATGCATTGCGTATGTCAGCGTTGATGAAAACCAACAACATCTTCGTTTACACGCACGATTCAATTGGTTTGGGTGAAGACGGCCCAACGCATCAGCCAGTAGAACAAATGCAAACCTTGCGTTGCATCCCGAACATGAACACATGGCGTCCTGCGGATACCGTTGAATCGGTTGTGGCTTGGGCTGCCGCAATTGGCGAACGTACTTCGCCAAGTTCATTGGTGTTCACACGTCAAAACTTGCAATTCCAAACCCGTACTGAGCAACAATTGGCTGATATCGCCAAAGGTGGCTATGTACTCGTTGATGCAGCGAATCCGCAAGTTGTGATTATCGCAACGGGTTCTGAAGTGGATTTGGCGGTGAAAGCGGCAGCAGAACTCAATGCTGCAGGTACTGCAGTGCGCGTGGTTTCAATGCCAAGCACCAATGTGTTTGACAAACAAGACGCTGCTTACAAAGCATCAGTATTGCCAGCTGGCGTGCCACGCTTGGCAGTTGAAGCTGCAACGAGCGACTTCTGGCGTAAATATGTGGGTCTCGAAGGTGATGTCATCGGTATCGATACCTTCGGCGAATCAGCACCAGCGCCATTGCTCTTCAAACACTTTGGTTTCACGGTAGAAAACGTAGTAGCTCGTGCGAAAGCATTGGTGAAATAA
- a CDS encoding DoxX family protein: MSPKVLLNALISAKPLNALAPVADLLLRLYVSKVFFLSGLTKIQDWETTVFLFTEEYRTPFLPPLIAAMGGTAAELILPVLLTLGLLTRLSALGLFAVNIVALVSYYHVLHEIPAALQDHLEWGLMLLVIASLSCGRWGLDTRIARKNKFNE, encoded by the coding sequence ATGTCGCCCAAAGTTTTGCTCAACGCGCTGATCTCGGCCAAGCCTCTCAATGCGCTAGCCCCTGTCGCTGACTTACTTTTGCGCTTGTACGTGAGCAAAGTTTTCTTTCTTTCGGGTCTGACAAAAATTCAAGACTGGGAAACGACAGTGTTTTTATTTACCGAAGAATATCGAACACCTTTTTTACCGCCACTGATTGCTGCGATGGGCGGCACGGCTGCGGAGCTGATTTTACCCGTGTTGCTCACGCTCGGACTACTAACACGCCTGTCTGCCTTGGGCCTTTTTGCTGTCAACATTGTGGCTCTAGTGTCGTACTACCATGTATTGCATGAGATTCCAGCGGCTTTACAAGATCATCTAGAGTGGGGCTTAATGTTATTAGTGATTGCTAGTCTTTCTTGCGGCCGATGGGGTCTGGATACGCGCATTGCGCGCAAGAACAAATTTAATGAATGA
- the purB gene encoding adenylosuccinate lyase, which produces MELSALTALSPLDGRYEKQLADLRAHFSEYALIKNRVTVEVAWLKALASDAALEDIKPFSAATIAELDAVVSQFNTEHALEVKTIERTTNHDVKAVEYWLKERLSGNAEVSAASEFIHFACTSEDINNLSHALMLKGAREGVMLPKLSEIITKLKELAHELADAPMMSRTHGQPATPTTMGKEMANVAFRLERQLARISEVELLGKINGAVGNYNAHLSAYPGFDWEGFCQRFVESLGISFNPYTIQIEPHDYMSELYDDFARANTILVDMNRDIWGYISLGFFKQRVNKNEVGSSTMPHKVNPIDFENSEGNLGMANAVLIHLSQKLPVSRWQRDLTDSTVLRNMGVGLGYTLLGYVAALKGLNKLMANREAMAADLNNNWEVLAEPIQTVMRRYGVPNPYEQLKELTRGKTGITKEALAVFIDGLAIPQDAKDRLKALTPATYLGTAEELARRI; this is translated from the coding sequence ATGGAACTTTCAGCACTTACCGCGCTTTCGCCGCTAGACGGCCGCTACGAAAAACAATTGGCCGATTTACGTGCCCACTTCAGTGAGTATGCGCTGATTAAAAACCGCGTAACGGTTGAAGTGGCATGGCTGAAAGCCCTCGCCAGCGACGCTGCGCTTGAAGACATCAAACCATTTTCAGCAGCGACAATTGCTGAACTTGATGCGGTGGTGAGCCAGTTCAATACTGAACACGCACTCGAAGTAAAAACGATTGAACGCACCACCAATCACGACGTAAAAGCAGTTGAATACTGGCTGAAAGAACGCCTTTCGGGCAACGCCGAAGTGTCTGCCGCCAGCGAATTTATTCACTTTGCCTGCACTTCTGAAGACATCAATAACTTGTCACATGCATTGATGCTTAAAGGCGCGCGTGAAGGCGTGATGTTGCCAAAACTCTCAGAAATCATCACCAAACTCAAAGAGTTGGCACACGAATTGGCCGACGCGCCGATGATGAGCCGCACGCACGGCCAACCGGCAACGCCAACGACGATGGGCAAAGAAATGGCCAACGTCGCTTTCCGTCTAGAACGTCAACTCGCACGTATTTCTGAAGTTGAACTGCTCGGCAAAATCAATGGCGCAGTGGGCAACTACAACGCACACTTATCGGCTTACCCTGGCTTTGATTGGGAAGGTTTCTGCCAACGCTTTGTAGAAAGCCTCGGTATTAGTTTTAATCCGTACACGATCCAAATTGAACCGCACGATTATATGAGCGAGTTGTACGATGACTTTGCGCGTGCCAATACGATTTTGGTCGATATGAACCGTGATATCTGGGGCTATATCTCTCTAGGCTTCTTCAAGCAACGTGTGAACAAAAACGAAGTCGGTTCTTCGACGATGCCACATAAAGTGAATCCAATCGACTTTGAAAATTCCGAAGGTAACCTCGGTATGGCCAATGCCGTTTTGATTCACTTGAGCCAAAAGCTGCCTGTTTCACGCTGGCAGCGCGACCTGACCGACTCGACCGTATTGCGTAATATGGGCGTGGGTTTGGGCTACACCTTGCTCGGTTACGTGGCGGCACTCAAAGGTTTGAACAAATTGATGGCTAATCGCGAAGCGATGGCAGCAGATTTGAACAACAACTGGGAAGTCTTGGCTGAACCAATTCAAACCGTAATGCGCCGTTACGGTGTACCTAATCCATACGAGCAACTCAAAGAGTTGACGCGTGGCAAAACCGGTATCACCAAAGAAGCGTTGGCCGTGTTTATTGATGGCTTGGCGATCCCACAAGATGCCAAAGACCGCCTCAAAGCACTGACGCCAGCGACTTACCTCGGTACTGCCGAGGAACTTGCTCGCCGTATTTAA
- a CDS encoding energy transducer TonB, producing the protein MILDNRKTILLVMLAHVGVLHAVMTSSPPKTTEAEPIVMLAMPVAMGERAPEVAPAKPVVKVKQKVQQVKQKVQERRMAKSAPVAPKQEATPERVSTMEVAAVEKPQIAPAKDEGQGATSTKVVAATTGGGAQGQSTERNEAPTEPSFHANYLNNPKPRYPLQSRELGEKGVVYLRVAVNQQGLVDQVELHKSSGFLRLDQEAQNTVQRWRFVPAKRGDVAVAGTVIVPVVFSIKSS; encoded by the coding sequence ATGATTCTCGATAACAGAAAAACTATTTTATTGGTGATGCTGGCGCATGTGGGGGTACTGCATGCTGTGATGACATCATCGCCGCCGAAAACCACAGAAGCAGAGCCGATTGTGATGCTGGCGATGCCGGTGGCAATGGGCGAGCGTGCTCCGGAAGTTGCGCCTGCCAAGCCTGTGGTAAAGGTGAAGCAAAAGGTTCAGCAGGTAAAACAAAAGGTGCAAGAGCGCCGTATGGCAAAGTCTGCTCCGGTTGCGCCTAAACAAGAAGCAACGCCAGAGCGCGTTTCAACAATGGAAGTGGCAGCAGTAGAAAAACCGCAAATTGCGCCAGCAAAAGATGAAGGGCAAGGCGCAACGAGCACCAAGGTGGTGGCAGCGACAACGGGCGGTGGTGCACAAGGACAAAGTACCGAGCGCAATGAGGCACCGACTGAGCCTAGTTTTCACGCCAATTATTTGAATAATCCCAAGCCACGCTACCCGCTGCAGTCCAGAGAGTTGGGCGAAAAAGGCGTGGTGTATTTGCGCGTAGCGGTGAATCAACAGGGCCTCGTCGATCAGGTTGAGTTGCACAAAAGCAGTGGATTTTTACGCTTGGATCAGGAAGCACAAAATACGGTGCAACGCTGGCGGTTTGTGCCTGCCAAGCGGGGTGATGTCGCTGTTGCAGGAACGGTCATTGTGCCGGTTGTTTTTTCGATTAAAAGTTCTTGA
- a CDS encoding YdgA family protein, translating to MKRKVVLASSITFVALAIAYVGGSYFAGQAVEKTMQKQHEWLSNLPYFIVKSHNYQRGWFSSTETTTLQVRPELYRFLLEKEGQPLQKFEVTYTNHIKHGPLPLLSKFNLLPYKAAVNTEFVFSADTQKFLAKFFGEQKPITIENRISFNDDGIVKLSVPSFEYEEALSGIKAHWKGLDATLDYGGDFNRVTLLANAPGITGEAKTKGQFALTDFSLKMQQVRGTSGIMIGSTEAKIGKLDLQLIEGTPIKLNLENLAYAGDIKEAGEFINGSAKIDLAKLILDGQAYGPAVLIAEANHLHGKTLAKIGDELTIIQKQNLDSEQLTAALTNLAKTHGLPLLQNDPQLAIKKLEVKLPDGKIHFTGEVGLKGFVAADLDKPVDLVNKISAKADFAVPRKVVETLALWQARNVFGGPDTQVDMDSLDFLAGQFVEGQINKLAEQNLIRVEGKLLATTASLNKGIFILNGIKVPLPWETPATASEAQ from the coding sequence GTGAAACGTAAAGTTGTTTTGGCCAGCAGCATCACCTTCGTCGCCCTTGCTATTGCATACGTCGGAGGCAGCTATTTTGCCGGCCAAGCCGTCGAAAAAACCATGCAAAAACAGCATGAATGGCTCAGTAACTTACCTTACTTCATTGTGAAATCTCACAACTACCAACGTGGCTGGTTTAGTTCAACCGAAACCACGACATTGCAAGTGCGCCCTGAGCTTTATCGCTTCTTGCTCGAAAAAGAAGGTCAGCCACTCCAAAAGTTTGAAGTGACGTATACCAATCACATCAAACACGGCCCACTGCCTTTATTGAGCAAATTTAATCTTCTACCGTATAAAGCTGCGGTCAATACAGAATTTGTCTTTTCAGCCGATACCCAGAAGTTTTTAGCTAAATTTTTTGGTGAACAAAAACCCATTACCATCGAAAACCGCATCAGTTTTAACGATGATGGTATCGTCAAATTATCCGTACCTAGCTTTGAATACGAAGAGGCCCTTTCTGGCATCAAAGCGCATTGGAAAGGCCTTGATGCAACATTAGATTACGGCGGCGACTTTAATCGCGTCACACTGCTTGCAAATGCACCGGGCATCACTGGCGAAGCCAAAACTAAAGGCCAATTTGCACTGACCGACTTCAGCCTAAAAATGCAGCAAGTGCGTGGCACTAGCGGTATTATGATCGGCAGCACAGAAGCCAAAATCGGCAAACTTGATTTGCAGCTGATTGAAGGCACGCCGATTAAGCTCAACTTAGAAAACCTCGCTTATGCTGGAGATATCAAAGAAGCGGGCGAATTTATCAATGGCAGCGCCAAAATTGATCTCGCCAAGCTCATTCTAGATGGGCAAGCCTATGGCCCCGCCGTATTAATTGCTGAAGCCAATCACTTGCATGGCAAAACACTGGCCAAAATTGGCGATGAACTCACGATCATCCAAAAACAAAATCTAGATAGCGAGCAACTCACGGCAGCATTGACCAACTTAGCCAAAACACACGGCCTGCCTTTATTGCAAAACGATCCCCAACTGGCGATCAAAAAACTCGAAGTCAAATTACCCGATGGCAAAATCCACTTTACTGGCGAAGTCGGCCTCAAAGGCTTTGTAGCCGCCGATTTGGATAAACCCGTTGATTTGGTCAACAAGATTTCAGCGAAAGCCGATTTTGCAGTGCCACGCAAAGTGGTCGAAACTTTAGCCCTGTGGCAAGCTCGCAATGTATTTGGCGGGCCAGATACGCAAGTTGATATGGATTCTTTGGATTTCTTAGCAGGGCAATTTGTTGAAGGCCAAATTAATAAACTCGCTGAACAAAATCTGATTCGAGTCGAAGGCAAATTACTCGCCACCACGGCATCCCTCAATAAAGGCATCTTTATTTTAAATGGCATTAAAGTGCCATTGCCTTGGGAAACACCAGCGACAGCCAGCGAAGCACAGTAA
- a CDS encoding MotA/TolQ/ExbB proton channel family protein has protein sequence MDLSLVLHSGDPVLQATFALLVLMSVVSWVVIVARSRLLWVMKRHQQRFMNEFWDASDWQVALSLAAKNQSPAAKLATSAADGLRHYRAHEGGGLGKGVSLDEYLVRKLRTRLSQETAQMERGLTWLATTGSVAPFIGLFGTVWGIYNALVGIAASGNASLATVAGPIGEALVATAAGLAVAIPAVVAYNAFIRANRRFGQELDGFTHDLHAQLLTEGGHGIR, from the coding sequence ATGGATTTGTCTTTGGTATTGCACTCGGGTGACCCTGTATTGCAAGCAACGTTTGCTTTATTAGTGTTGATGTCGGTGGTGAGCTGGGTCGTCATCGTGGCGCGTTCGCGTTTGTTGTGGGTAATGAAGCGTCATCAACAAAGGTTTATGAATGAATTTTGGGATGCTAGCGATTGGCAAGTTGCACTGAGTTTGGCGGCAAAAAATCAGTCGCCAGCGGCGAAATTAGCGACTTCGGCGGCAGATGGCCTGCGTCATTACCGCGCCCATGAAGGTGGTGGCTTGGGAAAAGGCGTTTCCTTGGATGAGTATTTAGTTCGCAAATTACGGACGCGTTTAAGTCAAGAAACAGCGCAAATGGAGCGCGGCTTGACGTGGTTGGCTACGACTGGTTCGGTAGCGCCATTTATTGGTTTATTTGGCACGGTTTGGGGCATTTATAACGCTTTGGTTGGGATTGCTGCGAGTGGCAATGCTTCCTTAGCCACAGTGGCAGGCCCGATTGGTGAAGCCTTGGTAGCGACTGCGGCGGGTTTGGCTGTCGCGATTCCTGCGGTGGTGGCCTACAACGCATTTATTCGCGCCAATCGCCGTTTTGGCCAAGAGCTAGATGGCTTCACACATGATTTGCATGCGCAGTTGCTGACGGAGGGTGGTCATGGGATTCGGTAG
- a CDS encoding ExbD/TolR family protein, with translation MGFGSFGQQDAAPMAEINTTPLVDVMLVLLVVFIVTAPVMTHAVKVELPKASAAVVQQEKTPLRLTLQADGGLLDDKTLIDATTLDARLAAVFAADPHTEVHIYADKTVQYERIAQTMSAAQRAGLNKIGLMTNGQGG, from the coding sequence ATGGGATTCGGTAGTTTTGGTCAGCAAGACGCTGCGCCGATGGCGGAAATCAATACCACGCCATTGGTTGATGTGATGTTAGTGCTGTTGGTGGTGTTTATCGTCACCGCGCCCGTGATGACGCATGCCGTCAAAGTCGAGTTGCCCAAAGCGAGCGCTGCAGTGGTTCAGCAAGAAAAAACACCGTTGCGGCTGACACTACAGGCCGATGGTGGCTTGTTGGACGACAAGACCTTAATCGATGCGACCACATTAGATGCGCGGCTTGCTGCGGTTTTTGCCGCCGATCCACACACCGAGGTGCATATTTACGCCGATAAAACTGTGCAGTACGAACGTATCGCACAAACCATGTCCGCTGCGCAGCGGGCAGGTTTAAACAAGATTGGTCTGATGACCAATGGGCAGGGAGGTTGA
- the earP gene encoding elongation factor P maturation arginine rhamnosyltransferase EarP, producing the protein MQTWSIFCRVVDNFGDIGVCWRLARQLAHEHPLRITLWVDDLAIFAKIRAEINPNLAEQKLESVTIRHWSEQWSADIQANDVVIETFACDLPTAYIEQMRSSTTPPIWINLDYLSAEDWVSGCHGLPSPQQGLSKYFFFPGFNDKTGGLIGEQSMRQQRRAWQSADAKQLRQQLAPKRPAETADTQYISLFAYENSALNAWLHRLKDSPNPIHLFVPQGRVLPQITQLFMQAELHAGEVYQYGAVTISILPMLPQDQYDQLLWSCDLNFVRGEDSFVRAQWAGLPMVWQIYPQSEDTHLEKLVAFLQLYLADLPDELAQALRDFYYTWNQGGDIAQSWTILNTEREVLRQHAKNWALRLAAQGDLATNLVKFTQSKLK; encoded by the coding sequence GTGCAGACATGGAGCATTTTTTGCCGCGTAGTTGATAATTTTGGCGATATCGGCGTCTGCTGGCGTTTGGCGCGGCAACTCGCGCACGAGCACCCGCTTAGAATCACCTTGTGGGTAGATGACCTTGCCATCTTTGCCAAAATTCGTGCCGAAATCAATCCAAATCTCGCCGAACAAAAACTCGAATCCGTCACGATTCGGCATTGGTCAGAACAGTGGTCTGCAGACATTCAGGCCAACGATGTGGTGATTGAAACCTTTGCTTGCGATTTACCGACGGCCTACATTGAGCAGATGCGTAGCAGCACCACGCCACCGATTTGGATCAACCTCGACTACCTCAGTGCGGAAGACTGGGTCAGCGGCTGCCACGGCCTACCCTCGCCGCAACAAGGCCTCAGTAAATACTTTTTCTTCCCAGGCTTTAATGATAAAACCGGCGGACTGATCGGCGAGCAATCTATGCGCCAACAACGCAGAGCTTGGCAATCTGCAGATGCAAAACAATTGCGTCAACAACTCGCTCCGAAGCGCCCAGCAGAGACCGCAGACACGCAATACATTTCGCTGTTTGCTTATGAAAATTCGGCGCTTAATGCTTGGTTACACCGATTAAAAGACAGCCCCAACCCGATCCATCTCTTTGTGCCGCAAGGTAGGGTATTGCCTCAAATAACACAATTATTTATGCAAGCAGAGCTACACGCTGGAGAGGTATATCAGTACGGTGCGGTGACGATTTCAATCTTGCCGATGTTGCCGCAAGATCAATACGATCAACTGCTCTGGAGTTGCGATCTCAATTTTGTACGCGGCGAAGACTCATTTGTGCGCGCGCAATGGGCAGGTCTACCCATGGTCTGGCAGATTTATCCGCAATCAGAAGATACTCATCTCGAAAAACTCGTTGCTTTTTTGCAGCTCTATCTAGCTGACCTGCCCGACGAGCTCGCACAAGCGCTACGTGATTTTTATTACACGTGGAATCAAGGCGGCGACATTGCGCAAAGTTGGACAATCCTCAATACCGAGCGTGAAGTTTTGCGGCAACATGCTAAAAATTGGGCTTTACGACTAGCGGCGCAGGGAGATCTTGCGACTAATCTGGTCAAGTTCACCCAATCCAAGTTAAAATAG